The Gracilibacillus caseinilyticus genome segment TGTCATCAAATTACCAATTTCCATGAATAGTTCATCTCCTTATTAAGTTGTTATGAATAATATCGGTTGTCTGAAAAAAAAGTTTAGAGGATTACTGATTTTACTTTTAAAACAGAAGATTTTTGCTCAGGGGTATTGCGATGGCCATTCATTTTTTGGCTAGAGTGAACATAATTTTTTTCATTAGATAAATATCTGGTAATCGATGGTGATTTATTCTGTTAAACTATTTATCTGATAAGCCTCGCGCAGCAAGTAAAAGGTTAATCCTCGTTAAGAAAGATAGTTTTTTTCTATTTATAATAAAAGGATCTGGCATTAATCCCAGATCCTTAAACATCAGCCTTTGATGTCGATGTTTTTTCCAAGATGCGGATGCATAGAGCTTTCAAGCATCTTGATCATACTATTCGATTGTGTTTCAGCTTGATCCATAGCCTTTCCCATCAAGGAAATACTAGCTTGTTGCTTAACATTCGCTTGGTTCATCGCAATTGACATTGCTGCTATATCCATATTAGAGCCCCCTTTCAACAGGTTGCCTATAAGCTGCCAGATTGTCAAAAAAAGCCATGAGATTTTAATTGATATTCAACTTACCAGCTTTTTGTTGCACAAAGTTATCCCTTTCTATTATTTAATATCGGGTAAGACAACGTATTCTTTAATGAACCTTTAGTATGAATTGACAACAAAAATGGGATGCACCTTCTGGTTACATCCCATTTTGCTGCATTTTTTCCCACAATTGCCACAACTGACGCTCATGCTGTTCATTTATTGAAAAGTTGCCATAGCGAATATCATCGTACCAGGATTCTAATACAGCAAGTGTTTGATGCTGCTCGTTTAACGCAATTACCTCATGCGCTGTCAGTGCAGCGTGCCACTTATCTTGTCTTCGAATATTGGCAGACGCTTTTTTATATAAGAAGCGGACCTTCTGTTCATTCGTCATGTTTTCAAATTTAGGCTTGCGATTCGTAATGTTTTGCCATGTCTCGTTTATTTTTTGCTGACTTTGCTTACGCCACTGCTGCCAATCAAACAGGCTTTCTTTTTCATCGTGAAAGTCTGTTGATGTTTCTTGGTACTGTCTTCTGCTGAACATTTGCTGCATCATCTTCCACAGTTGAACGACCGCTTTTATGAGCAATCTTCTTGTTTTGTTAAACAATAAGGCAATAAATAAAATGAGCAATACTGCCATCAGCGCATAGCTCACCAGGTGCATCATGCGATCCATCCATTCGGCAAATGCAGATGTTTCCTGCTGTTCTGCCCCTGGTAACGAAGGCGTCATATCTGCTGGTGGCTGTTCCTGTTTAATTTCTTCTTCATCATTGCCGAGTGAAACCAGCCAAATAATCGATTGAATCAGAGACCGAATCCCATTGAAAAGGGCGGACTGAATCATTCCAAAGTTCGTAATCAGAAATACAACGACGAGCGTGACGATTAAATAGCCTTTGTTCAGTCTGGAAATGTCTGCTGCTACTTTTTTCTTTTTACCTTTTTCCAAGGATTCTCTCTCAATGTGCTCCCGATTGGTTAAAAAGAGCATCAGTACAATCAACACTAATCCAAGGTAACTGATCATCCAATCGAAACCTGCTACCGAGTCGTTATACCGAAAATACAGATAAGCGACAAAATAAAGCGGTAGACAAATACTCCACAGCAGACGACTCGGAAATAGATCTTCCCAATCATTTTCCGCATGTTGAACACCTCGAAAGGAAACAAAGAAACCGAGTAATAGTCCCACTATCATCGCCCAAATTGTAAGGGCTATTACATACGTTATCCCCACTGTTAACAGAGTACTTAATCCAATCGCCAGCCAGCGGTTCGAAATGAAGCACCTGAATAAGTAGCCCAAACTAAACAGTAGTAATAAGCTTACGACCCAATAGTAGAGATAGGGACTGTCGAAAAGCCATACCCCGACCACAAGAAAAATCGGGAAAAAACCGATCCATTCGATCAGGCCGTGAAAGAGAACGGACGGAAATTGCTTTGTCTTAGCCGGCATAAGCGTCCCCCCTCTCTGCTGGTGCATTTCCCAATGTAACAACTTCTACAGCATTACCAAGGCTTTCTAGCTGGGCAATTTGGTTTTCCATTTTTTCTGTGACCACATAGGTGAAAATGATAATATCTGATTGCGTCACGCCTTGATCAATATCCTCCTGTAAAAAACCACGGAAATTGCGGCTTCTATCCATTTTCACCTTGGCAATTGCATCTAATATGTAGCCTGTTTGTTGCCCACTGCTAGAAGGGACAATCCGGACTGAAGGCTTGATCCGGTCGGTTGAATTGACGAAAGGTTCGACATAATAACCGTTACAGCCAAAGCCAGTCGAAATGCCTTGTTCGATCGCATAACTGGCTAATGAAGCCGCATATGCCAAACCTTTTTCAATGGTATCCGGCCGTTCAATGGGCATACGGATGTCTTCATGTATATCAAAATTGACATAGATTAATAAGTGGTGGTCTGCCGTAAAATCCTTTTTATTGATTTGGAGCTGCTGACTTCTCGCTGTTGCTTTCCAATTGATCGAATTCAGCGGGTCGCCCTGCTGATATTCACGAATTCCAGCTTGCAAAAAAGGATCCTCGACGATCCAGCGCTTGACGGTAATATCCCCTAACCAGCTATGGGATGGCAACGGAATATCATCAAGTGCTACGATTTGCGGATAGACCGTCACCGCCGTATGGGCATTAAAACTGTCAAATACCTCACCAAATCCGACCGCATCACCTGTCGTAACAGAGACCGTTTGCAATGGATAATAACCACGCTTCATCGCCGTTAACCGATGCTTTCTTGTAATCTTCTGGTACGGCAACAAACTAAATAGGGTACGGTGGAACATCTCCCCTTCCTGTTGTTTATTGTTTTGTTCAGATTGTGTGAGCAGATTGGGACTCATCTTTGACTCCAAGCGAATCCACGGTATCGGTAACAGCTTTTTGTTGGCAATTTCATCGACCATGTCAATCGTCTCCCCTTCGAAGACGGCATCCTGAATAAATTTGCGACGGTAGCTGATCCCCTTTAAGCCCCATCTGCGATATAACGTCCCCTGTAACAAAATAACTGCTAATAGTACGACGATCAGCCAGGCTATATTCATTTGGCAAATTCCTTCTCCGCCTCTGTCGGAACGGGAACTTGTTGTAAGATTTCTTCGAGCACGGCATCTGATTGCCCCTGTTTAACGCCGATTCGCTGCTTAAGCACAATACGATGACCGAGTACTGGTTTCGCCATTTTCTTAATATCGTCCGGTATCACGTAAGTTCGTCCTTGTAATAATGCATATACCTGGACTGCTTTTAACAAGGCCTGACTACCACGCGGGCTGACGCCAAGTGCAACGCCATCATGTTCCCGCGTTTTTTCAATGACATCGACTAGGTAATGTAACACATCCTTACTTATCTCAACTTCACTGAAAATATCCTGCATGGCTACTACTTCTTCCATCTCGATAATGGCTTGTAAATCTGCCAGCGGATTTTCTGACTTAAAGCGGGTAAGAATCTCCAGTCCTTCCTCACGCGACGGATACCCCATATGTATTTTTAACAAAAAGCGGTCCAATTGTGCCTCTGGAAGTGGAAATGTTCCCTGACTTTCAATCGGATTTTGTGTGGCAATAACTAAGAATGGACGCTCCAGCTGATGCGTTTCCCCGTCAATCGTCACTTGTCTTTCTTCCATACTTTCGAGCAAGCTTGACTGTGTACGCGGTGTCGCACGATTAATTTCATCCGCTAGTAGAATATTAGAAAAAATCGGTCCCGGACGGAATTCAAATTCACCTTTTTGCTGACTAAAAAAATGGATACCGGTAATATCAGTTGGCAATAAATCTGGTGT includes the following:
- a CDS encoding YjfB family protein, translating into MDIAAMSIAMNQANVKQQASISLMGKAMDQAETQSNSMIKMLESSMHPHLGKNIDIKG
- a CDS encoding DUF4129 domain-containing protein, whose protein sequence is MPAKTKQFPSVLFHGLIEWIGFFPIFLVVGVWLFDSPYLYYWVVSLLLLFSLGYLFRCFISNRWLAIGLSTLLTVGITYVIALTIWAMIVGLLLGFFVSFRGVQHAENDWEDLFPSRLLWSICLPLYFVAYLYFRYNDSVAGFDWMISYLGLVLIVLMLFLTNREHIERESLEKGKKKKVAADISRLNKGYLIVTLVVVFLITNFGMIQSALFNGIRSLIQSIIWLVSLGNDEEEIKQEQPPADMTPSLPGAEQQETSAFAEWMDRMMHLVSYALMAVLLILFIALLFNKTRRLLIKAVVQLWKMMQQMFSRRQYQETSTDFHDEKESLFDWQQWRKQSQQKINETWQNITNRKPKFENMTNEQKVRFLYKKASANIRRQDKWHAALTAHEVIALNEQHQTLAVLESWYDDIRYGNFSINEQHERQLWQLWEKMQQNGM
- a CDS encoding DUF58 domain-containing protein; this translates as MNIAWLIVVLLAVILLQGTLYRRWGLKGISYRRKFIQDAVFEGETIDMVDEIANKKLLPIPWIRLESKMSPNLLTQSEQNNKQQEGEMFHRTLFSLLPYQKITRKHRLTAMKRGYYPLQTVSVTTGDAVGFGEVFDSFNAHTAVTVYPQIVALDDIPLPSHSWLGDITVKRWIVEDPFLQAGIREYQQGDPLNSINWKATARSQQLQINKKDFTADHHLLIYVNFDIHEDIRMPIERPDTIEKGLAYAASLASYAIEQGISTGFGCNGYYVEPFVNSTDRIKPSVRIVPSSSGQQTGYILDAIAKVKMDRSRNFRGFLQEDIDQGVTQSDIIIFTYVVTEKMENQIAQLESLGNAVEVVTLGNAPAERGDAYAG
- a CDS encoding AAA family ATPase, with the protein product MELLEIQGMTEKIKSNVKQVVVGQDETVDLLLVALISSGHILLEDVPGTGKTLMAKSLAKSLNGVFKRIQFTPDLLPTDITGIHFFSQQKGEFEFRPGPIFSNILLADEINRATPRTQSSLLESMEERQVTIDGETHQLERPFLVIATQNPIESQGTFPLPEAQLDRFLLKIHMGYPSREEGLEILTRFKSENPLADLQAIIEMEEVVAMQDIFSEVEISKDVLHYLVDVIEKTREHDGVALGVSPRGSQALLKAVQVYALLQGRTYVIPDDIKKMAKPVLGHRIVLKQRIGVKQGQSDAVLEEILQQVPVPTEAEKEFAK